One segment of Brassica napus cultivar Da-Ae chromosome C3, Da-Ae, whole genome shotgun sequence DNA contains the following:
- the LOC125583113 gene encoding uncharacterized protein LOC125583113 encodes MEDCVALKIEVNKLLRKGNLREFLFEKAKSHLSKDTMGKPTEAAPEISGISHAAAKKSTWNAKHGLETSKPKRLLLGTDEISFTAKEQEKVLIPHHDALVISLIVAICLVKRILVDNGSSGNIIFQAAYKDLGLEEGALTQRITPLIMFIGEVKQTAGEVTLPVYAEGINMSNMFLVVDCDSSYNMILGRPWIHAMGAVPSTLHQMVKFPTPWGIKAIRGYHEYFRSCYQTTLKGKTKAL; translated from the exons ATGGAGGACTGCGTCGCACTAAAGATCGAGGTCAACAAGCTGCTTAGGAAAGGGAACCTCAGGGAGTTCCTTTTCGAGAAGGCCAAGAGCCATCTAAGCAAGGATACAATGGGTAAGCCCACTGAAGCTGCTCCC GAAATCAGCGGCATAAGCCATGCAGCTGCGAAGAAAAGCACCTGGAACGCCAAGCACGGCCTAGAGACATCCAAGCCGAAACGCCTGCTCCTAGGAACAGACGAGATAAGCTTCACGGCCAAGGAGCAAGAGAAAGTCCTCATTCCACATCATGACGCCCTGGTTATCTCGCTTATTGTAGCAATCTGCCTGGTTAAAAGGATACTGGTAGATAATGGAAGCTCcggcaacatcatcttccaggcCGCATACAAGGATCTGGGGCTGGAGGAAGGCGCTCTAACTCAGAGGATAACCCCCCTTATAATGTTCATCGGGGAAGTCAAACAAACCGCCGGGGAGGTAACCCTCCCCGTATACGCCGAAGGAATCAACATGTCAAACATGTTCCTTGTTGTTGATTGCGATTCATCTTACAACATGATCTTAGGACGGCCCTGGATTCATGCAATGGGGGCCGTCCCCTCGACTCTTCACCAAATGGTGAAATTCCCTACACCCTGGGGCATAAAGGCGATCAGAGGGTATCATGAATATTTCCGCTCCTGCTATCAGACCACTCTGAAGGGAAAGACCAAGGccttatag
- the LOC125583114 gene encoding uncharacterized protein LOC125583114 has product MKLNPAKCSFGVSSGKFLGYIVIHRGIEANPKQIRAIHSIPSRKNVKEVQKLTGRMAAVSRFISRLSDKSHAFFGTLKNLKDFYNLRTRRKRRPRSRGGKQAATNLLLSKALLDVETRYSHLETLALALIVAALGPLQTRSLRTPRQIGRGTRGVRRNISTHYGYKVTGPSGLRGSILPCLAPALEQEVRLRGVTKEEGEWILHIDGSSNVRGAGVGIVLTSPTGDTASRAVRCNFKATNNESEYETLITGLTLAHQMGAENIQVFGDSTLIINQVQEEYQAKDDSMIQYLAVAQRLIKKFKSCKLTQIPREQNSQADALANLGSALRTNRQMSIPLLMLQWPATLEEPPSEEVSAVEEGKTWMTPLVQYLEANIQPEDRNEARKIKKPAAREIFTKNLAVKSSTNLG; this is encoded by the exons atgaagctcaacccggctAAATGCTCATTCGGGGTCAGTTCTGGCAAGTTCCTTGGGTACATTGTAATCCACCGGGGAATCGAGGCCAACCCGAAGCAAATCAGGGCCATTCACTCAATCCCTTCCCGGAAGAACGTCAAGGAGGTTCAAAAGCTAACGGGAAGGATGGCGGCCGTGAGCAGGTTCATCTCCAGACTCTCCGATAAATCTCACGCCTTCTTCGGAACCCTCAAGAATCTGAAGGACTTCTA CAATCTCCGAACACGCCGTAAGCGCCGTCCTCGTTCGCGAGGAGGGAAACAAGCAGCTACCAATCTATTGCTAAGCAAGGCTCTCCTGGATGTGGAAACCCGCTATAGCCATTTAGAGACGCTGGCCTTAGCCCTGATCGTCGCTGCTC TTGGTCCTCTACAAACAAGAAGCCTCCGGACGCCTAGGCAAATAGGACGTGGAACTAGGGGAGTACGACGTAATATTTCGACCCACTACGGCTACAAAGTCACAGGTCCTAGCGGACTTCGTGGCTCAATTCTCCCCTGCCTTGCTCCAGCTTTGGAGCAGGAGGTACGCCTCCGAGGCGTAACTAAGGAAGAGGGAGAATGGATCCTGCACATTGATGGATCCAGTAACGTTAGAGGGGCTGGAGTGGGGATAGTGCTTACCTCGCCAACGGGGGACACGGCCTCAAGGGCCGTGAGATGCAACTTCAAAGCAACCAACAACGAGAGCGAGTATGAGACCCTGATCACAGGTCTAACCCTTGCCCACCAAATGGGGGCAGAGAATATCCAAGTCTTCGGCGACTCCACGCTGATAATCAACCAGGTACAGGAAGAGTACCAAGCAAAAGATGACAGCATGATCCAGTATTTGGCGGTCGCTCAGCGACTAATCAAGAAGTTCAAGAGCTGCAAACTCACGCAAATCCCCCGGGAACAAAACTCGCAAGCTGATGCTCTGGCTAATCTAGGGTCCGCCCTCAGAACGAACAGGCAGATGAGTATCCCCTTGCTCATGCTCCAATGGCCAGCTACCTTGGAGGAACCCCCGTCAGAGGAGGTCTCTGCCGTCGAAGAAGGCAAAACGTGGATGACCCCCTTAGTCCAGTACCTAGAGGCCAACATCCAACCGGAGGACCGTAACGAGGCCAGGAAGATTAAGAAGCCAGCCGCAAG aGAAATTTTTACTAAGAACCTTGCGGTGAAATCTAGCACTAATCTCGGTTGA